From the Deltaproteobacteria bacterium genome, one window contains:
- a CDS encoding alpha-ketoacid dehydrogenase subunit beta, whose protein sequence is YLTNQAPKVRYMAGGQVKKLPLVVRTTSGGWIRAAGQHSQSLEGWFTQVPGLKVVMPSTPNDAKGLLLASLRDNNPVLYIEEKALYGTAGPVPEGEYLIPLGKAEVKKEGSDVTLLSYALMLHKCLEAAEQLAGEGVNAEVIDLRTLSPLDHRTLAASVQKTHKAVVVQEAYEMAGVAAQVVKSIMDHSFDYLDAPVKTVAAADTIIPFSPPLEDAMLPSTGKVVRAVKEILG, encoded by the coding sequence TACCTCACGAATCAGGCCCCCAAAGTGCGTTACATGGCCGGGGGGCAGGTCAAGAAACTGCCGCTGGTGGTCCGCACCACTTCCGGCGGCTGGATCCGGGCGGCGGGCCAACACTCCCAATCTCTCGAAGGCTGGTTCACACAGGTGCCCGGCCTGAAAGTGGTTATGCCCTCGACCCCCAACGACGCCAAAGGATTGTTGCTGGCTTCGCTCCGCGACAACAACCCCGTGCTCTACATCGAGGAAAAGGCTCTTTACGGGACCGCGGGTCCCGTTCCGGAGGGAGAATACCTGATCCCCCTGGGCAAGGCCGAAGTAAAGAAGGAAGGCAGCGACGTAACATTGCTCTCGTATGCGCTTATGCTGCACAAGTGCCTCGAGGCGGCCGAGCAACTGGCCGGGGAAGGCGTTAACGCCGAGGTGATCGATCTGAGAACCCTGTCTCCTCTGGACCATCGGACGCTGGCCGCGAGTGTGCAAAAGACTCACAAGGCCGTGGTGGTTCAGGAGGCTTACGAAATGGCCGGGGTCGCGGCGCAAGTGGTCAAGAGCATCATGGATCATTCCTTTGATTATCTGGACGCACCGGTCAAGACCGTGGCCGCTGCGGACACCATTATTCCGTTCAGTCCGCCTCTGGAAGACGCCATGCTGCCGAGCACGGGAAAAGTGGTCCGGGCGGTAAAAGAGATTCTGGGCTGA